The Streptomyces sp. NL15-2K genome contains a region encoding:
- a CDS encoding DUF6098 family protein, with amino-acid sequence MSASDDLPVVGTLAELTGLVERHQGLYVRWSRGPGADLADVSSTDDLTGAPMPGLSANPLDVEEWWQDRPVEVWVARRLYDYSHLPHEKGTDVRPWVLKGRETGRGPDNEPLVEDVRPLCWIDSRMIDEARAEVDRQENAWGPLRRTGR; translated from the coding sequence ATGAGCGCATCGGACGACCTGCCGGTCGTGGGCACACTCGCCGAACTGACCGGCCTGGTCGAACGGCACCAGGGCCTGTACGTCCGCTGGTCGCGCGGCCCCGGGGCCGACCTCGCCGACGTGTCCAGCACCGACGACCTCACGGGCGCCCCCATGCCGGGCCTCTCCGCCAACCCGCTCGACGTCGAGGAGTGGTGGCAGGACCGGCCCGTGGAGGTGTGGGTGGCCCGCCGGCTGTACGACTACTCCCACCTGCCGCACGAGAAGGGGACCGACGTTCGCCCCTGGGTCCTCAAGGGCCGGGAGACGGGCCGCGGACCGGACAACGAGCCGTTGGTCGAGGACGTCCGCCCCCTGTGCTGGATCGACTCCCGGATGATCGACGAGGCCCGGGCGGAAGTGGACCGGCAGGAGAATGCCTGGGGGCCGCTGCGCCGCACCGGCCGCTGA
- a CDS encoding cyclic nucleotide-binding domain-containing protein, with protein sequence MTKAIKLLTALPPPQRRSLMTLAREVSFPEDAHIFEAGGTADRFWVIRSGAVSLTQQVTSHQRVTVASLGSGDLLGWSWLFPPYQWDFGAQAFSPVRAYEFDAASVLRLCEEDPQLGVILVRSVAEILAHRLETTRGKLMEQYTMHRRGAL encoded by the coding sequence ATGACCAAAGCGATCAAACTGCTGACCGCCCTTCCGCCGCCCCAGCGCCGGAGCCTGATGACACTCGCCCGAGAGGTCTCCTTCCCCGAGGACGCCCACATCTTCGAGGCGGGAGGGACGGCCGACCGGTTCTGGGTCATCCGCTCGGGCGCGGTCTCCCTGACCCAGCAGGTGACGTCCCACCAGCGGGTCACCGTCGCCAGCCTCGGCTCGGGGGATCTGCTCGGCTGGTCGTGGCTGTTCCCGCCGTACCAGTGGGACTTCGGCGCGCAGGCCTTCAGCCCGGTGCGCGCCTACGAGTTCGACGCGGCCTCGGTGCTGCGGCTGTGCGAGGAGGATCCGCAGCTCGGGGTGATCCTCGTCCGGAGCGTGGCCGAGATCCTCGCGCACCGGCTGGAGACGACCCGGGGCAAGCTCATGGAGCAGTACACGATGCACAGGCGGGGCGCCCTCTAG
- a CDS encoding WhiB family transcriptional regulator, whose translation MDNWRDHAACRHEDPDLFFPIGTTGPALVQTERAKAVCRRCPVREKCLQWALDTGQTLGVWGGTSENERRALKRRAGARRRSG comes from the coding sequence ATGGACAACTGGCGAGACCACGCCGCGTGCCGCCACGAGGACCCCGATCTCTTCTTCCCGATCGGCACCACCGGACCGGCGCTGGTGCAGACGGAGCGGGCGAAGGCCGTGTGCCGGCGCTGTCCTGTCCGGGAGAAGTGCCTGCAGTGGGCGCTCGACACCGGGCAGACCCTCGGTGTGTGGGGCGGCACGAGCGAGAACGAACGCCGTGCGCTGAAGCGGCGCGCCGGCGCCCGGCGGCGCTCAGGGTGA
- a CDS encoding LysE/ArgO family amino acid transporter, giving the protein MSASLTAAAAGFGTGLSLIVAIGAQNAFVLRQGVRRHAVLAVVGICALSDALLITLGVAGVGAVVVAWPGALTAIGWIGGAFLLGYGALAARRVIRPGGALRADGEAEGSRRRAVLTCLAMTWLNPHVYLDTVFLLGTVAADRGPLRWTFGLGAVLASLCWFAALGFGARLLGRFLTRPAAWRVLDGLVAAMMIALGTMLIAGT; this is encoded by the coding sequence ATGTCCGCCTCCCTGACCGCCGCTGCCGCCGGATTCGGCACCGGCCTCTCACTCATCGTCGCCATCGGCGCCCAGAACGCATTCGTCCTGCGCCAGGGCGTCCGTCGCCACGCGGTCCTCGCCGTCGTCGGCATCTGCGCCCTGTCCGACGCCCTGCTCATCACCCTCGGCGTCGCCGGGGTCGGCGCCGTGGTGGTCGCGTGGCCGGGGGCGCTGACCGCGATCGGCTGGATCGGCGGCGCGTTCCTGCTCGGCTACGGCGCTCTCGCCGCCCGCAGGGTGATCCGACCGGGCGGCGCCCTGCGTGCCGACGGCGAGGCGGAGGGCTCGCGTCGGCGGGCCGTGCTGACGTGCCTGGCGATGACGTGGCTCAATCCGCACGTCTACCTCGACACCGTGTTCCTGCTCGGCACCGTCGCTGCCGACCGCGGCCCGCTGCGCTGGACGTTCGGCCTGGGCGCCGTCCTGGCCAGCCTGTGCTGGTTCGCCGCGCTGGGCTTCGGCGCCCGGCTGCTCGGCCGCTTCCTGACCAGACCAGCCGCCTGGAGGGTCCTGGACGGACTGGTCGCCGCGATGATGATCGCCCTCGGAACCATGCTGATCGCCGGAACCTGA
- a CDS encoding DUF488 family protein, whose product MSVRVRRVYEPPEPDDGVRVLVDRLWPRGLSKDAAQVDEWPKALTPSTELRRRYHAGEGSYEEFGRRYEEELAAPEAVELLDRVRELAGKGTVTLLTAAKDPEESHAAVLARLLRT is encoded by the coding sequence GTGAGCGTTCGCGTCCGTCGCGTCTACGAACCGCCCGAGCCCGACGACGGCGTGCGTGTCCTGGTCGACCGGCTGTGGCCGCGCGGTCTGTCGAAGGACGCGGCGCAGGTCGACGAGTGGCCCAAGGCCCTCACGCCGTCGACCGAGTTGCGCCGCAGGTATCACGCGGGTGAGGGGTCGTACGAGGAGTTCGGCCGCCGTTACGAGGAGGAGCTGGCCGCTCCCGAGGCAGTCGAGCTTCTCGACCGCGTCCGCGAGTTGGCGGGCAAGGGGACGGTGACACTGCTGACCGCGGCCAAGGACCCCGAGGAGAGCCACGCCGCGGTGCTGGCCCGTCTCCTGCGGACGTGA
- a CDS encoding MFS transporter, which translates to MDTSESGTESQPAAADEAKQTRRGWRRWAMDTRPLRIPAYRRLWSSTIVTAVGSQLTAVAVPKQIYDITGSSAWVGAASLAGLLPLIVFALWGGAIADSMDRRKLLFITNSGIAVTSVLFWLQAVAGLDSVAVLMVLLAVQQAFWGLNAPARNASIARLVPEEQLAAANALGSTVMQTGQVVGPLLAGVLIPVIGLPELYLVDALALCVTVWAVYRLPQLPPLASTGKRRAGVREIVAGFRYIAAHKVLLLSFLADIIAMVFGMPRALFPQLASQTYAPYGEGLALGLLFAAIPIGAVVGGLFSGTFSRARRHGWMVIGAVVAWGAAITGFGLSGSLWLAVVFLAAAGMADMVSMVFRGAILLSAATDEMRGRMQGVFTVVVAGGPRLADVLHGTAGSVFGARTAVAGGGLLVVAVMLSLAFAVPALRRYRV; encoded by the coding sequence GTGGACACCAGTGAGAGCGGCACCGAATCGCAGCCGGCCGCGGCCGACGAGGCGAAGCAGACCCGGCGCGGATGGCGCCGCTGGGCCATGGACACCCGCCCTCTGCGCATCCCGGCCTACCGCCGACTGTGGTCCTCCACGATCGTCACGGCCGTCGGCAGCCAGCTCACCGCCGTCGCCGTCCCCAAGCAGATCTACGACATCACCGGCTCCTCGGCCTGGGTCGGCGCCGCCAGCCTCGCCGGCCTGCTGCCGCTGATCGTGTTCGCGCTGTGGGGCGGGGCGATCGCCGACAGCATGGACCGCCGCAAGCTGCTGTTCATCACCAACAGTGGCATCGCCGTCACCTCCGTCCTGTTCTGGCTCCAGGCCGTCGCGGGGCTCGACTCGGTCGCGGTGCTGATGGTCCTGCTCGCCGTGCAGCAGGCGTTCTGGGGGCTGAACGCCCCGGCCCGCAACGCCTCCATCGCCCGCCTGGTCCCCGAGGAACAACTGGCGGCCGCCAACGCCCTCGGCTCGACCGTCATGCAGACCGGCCAGGTGGTCGGACCGCTGCTCGCCGGTGTCCTCATCCCCGTCATCGGCCTGCCCGAGCTGTACCTCGTCGACGCCCTCGCACTGTGCGTCACCGTATGGGCGGTCTACCGGCTGCCCCAGCTGCCGCCCCTCGCGAGCACGGGGAAGCGACGAGCCGGCGTACGGGAGATCGTGGCCGGCTTCCGCTACATCGCCGCGCACAAGGTGCTGCTGCTGTCCTTCCTCGCGGACATCATCGCCATGGTCTTCGGCATGCCCCGCGCCCTGTTCCCGCAGCTGGCGTCCCAGACCTACGCCCCGTACGGCGAAGGGCTCGCGCTGGGTCTCCTCTTCGCGGCGATCCCGATCGGCGCGGTGGTCGGCGGGCTGTTCTCCGGCACGTTCTCCCGGGCCCGCCGGCACGGCTGGATGGTGATCGGGGCGGTGGTCGCCTGGGGCGCGGCCATCACCGGCTTCGGGCTGAGCGGCAGCCTGTGGCTCGCCGTGGTGTTCCTGGCCGCGGCCGGGATGGCGGACATGGTCTCGATGGTCTTCCGCGGGGCGATCCTGCTGTCCGCCGCCACCGACGAGATGCGGGGGCGCATGCAGGGAGTCTTCACGGTCGTCGTCGCGGGCGGCCCCCGCCTCGCCGACGTGCTGCACGGCACCGCGGGTTCGGTCTTCGGCGCGCGTACGGCGGTCGCGGGCGGCGGACTCCTGGTCGTGGCCGTCATGCTGAGTCTGGCCTTCGCGGTGCCGGCGCTGCGCCGCTACCGCGTCTGA
- a CDS encoding LysR family transcriptional regulator ArgP: MMPELPLDQVRTLLAVVDEGTFDAAAAALHVTPSAVSQRVKALEQRTGRVLLVRTKPVRPTESGEVVVRFARQLARLERDARAELGMSGDGEPTRVSIAVNADSLSTWFLGAITRVPQEPALCFELRREDETRTAALLREGLVMAAVTSSPDPVAGCSVRALGRMRYLAAASPAFAEKHLGEPLRDALANAPVMAFDRRDDLQDAFVRRLGRGRGGASPVRHFVPTSEGFVEAVTAGLGWGLVPEVQADRLLREGCLVSLAPDRAVDVPLYWQQWKLDSPALAAVADAVVTAAAEALR; this comes from the coding sequence ATGATGCCGGAGCTCCCGCTCGACCAAGTGCGGACGCTGCTCGCGGTGGTGGACGAGGGCACGTTCGACGCGGCGGCCGCCGCTCTGCATGTCACGCCGTCGGCGGTCAGTCAGCGGGTGAAGGCCTTGGAGCAGCGCACGGGACGTGTGTTGCTGGTGCGGACGAAGCCGGTGCGGCCGACGGAGTCCGGCGAGGTCGTCGTGCGCTTCGCCCGGCAGCTGGCGCGGTTGGAGCGGGACGCGCGCGCCGAGCTCGGTATGAGCGGCGACGGGGAGCCGACCCGGGTCTCGATCGCGGTGAACGCGGACTCCCTGTCGACGTGGTTCCTGGGTGCGATCACGCGCGTGCCGCAGGAGCCGGCCCTGTGCTTCGAGCTGCGCCGCGAGGACGAGACCCGCACAGCCGCGCTGCTGCGGGAGGGCCTGGTGATGGCCGCGGTGACCTCGTCGCCCGATCCCGTGGCGGGCTGTTCCGTGCGTGCCCTGGGCCGGATGCGCTACCTCGCGGCAGCGAGCCCGGCGTTCGCCGAGAAGCATCTCGGCGAACCGCTGCGGGACGCGCTCGCCAACGCGCCGGTGATGGCCTTCGACCGGCGCGACGACCTCCAGGACGCCTTCGTCCGCCGGCTTGGCAGGGGCCGGGGCGGGGCGAGCCCCGTACGGCACTTCGTCCCCACCTCTGAGGGCTTCGTCGAGGCCGTCACAGCGGGTCTGGGCTGGGGCCTGGTGCCGGAGGTACAGGCGGACCGCCTGCTGCGCGAGGGCTGCCTCGTCTCCCTGGCACCGGACCGCGCGGTCGACGTCCCGCTGTACTGGCAACAGTGGAAGCTGGACTCCCCCGCGCTGGCCGCGGTGGCCGACGCGGTGGTGACGGCGGCCGCCGAGGCGCTGCGCTGA